In the genome of Streptomyces sp. NBC_00433, the window GTCCGGTATCGCCTCGTGGACCCGGGCGGCGGCCTCGCCCCACCACGCCCGCACATCGCCGTCCAGCGGGTCGGCGGTCGGCAGCCCGCCGAGCAGCACGGGCGAGGCGAAGTTGACCGACAGGTGCAGCCGGATGCCGTACGGGCGGAAGACGTCCGCGAGGTCGGCGACATCGCCGAGCCGCTCGGTCAGCAGCCGCGTCTCCGCGGTGTGCACGTTGACGTTGTTCACCGACACCGCGTTGATCCCGGTGGCCGCGAGCAGCCGCGCGTACGCCCGCACCCGCGGCAGGTCGCCGCGCGGGCCGCCGTCGCGCCAGAAGATCGACCCGCCCGCGTAGCCGCGCTCGACATGGCCCATCACCGGGTGGACGTCGAGGTTGTCCCAGTGGTCCAGCATGCGGGTGCGCATGGCGGGGCGGTGGGCCGCGGCGGGGACGTCGCCCCCCTCGGCGCCGCTGCCCTCGAAGGCCGACTCGCCGAGCCGCACCACGTGGAAGAGGCCGTAGAGCAGCCCGGCCGGCGCGTCGGCGAGCACGACGGTGACACCGCCGCGCCGGGCGAGCAGGAAGCCCTCGTCGCCGAGCGGGCCCTCCGCGCTGCCCGCCGGCACCTGCGCCGCCTCGGGCAGCGCGGGCTCCGCGCCGGTCAGCGCGAGGACCAGGTCGTAAGGCCCCGCCTCGTCGCCAGGCTCGCGCCCCACCCGGCCCCCGTAGGCGGCACAGGCCCGCGCCACCTCCGCGTGCACCGTCCCGGCCAGTGGCCCGGCCCCCTGCACCAGGATCCGGCGGGAGCCGAGCGCCCGGAAAGCCTCGGACGGCAGCCAGGCCGCGTGTACGTCGGTCGTCACGTCCATGCTCACGGAGATTCCCGCCTCACTCGCCTGCCCGGCCGTCGTGGCGCCGGCCCGCAGCCGAATCTACAGAGGAGGAATAGGCAGGTAAACGCCCAGGTCATCACGGGTGTGAAAAGTCTGCGGCAGCGAAATGTTTCGAGGCTCCGGTATTCGCGCGGGTGACTTACGGACCGGTTTCTCCGAGTGCGGGAATTCCGCCGGGGCGGCGCCTTCGCCGGCCGTCAGGGGCCGCCCCCGATGGTCACCACGCGAGCCCAGTCGGGCGGAGCGCCCCGGGTGTAGAAGACGGTGTCGTCGTCGTACGGGCGGGTGGTGGGGGCGCGGCGGAAGAGGCCGACGACGGTCCTGCACGACGGGCGGGCCTCGGGCCACGGAGTGTGCCCGTCGGTCAGGGCCACGACGACGTCGGGGGCGGGCCGCGAGCGCAGGGCCCTGGCGAAGCCCTCGCGCAGGTCCGTACCGCCGCCGCCGACCAGCGGGATGCCTTCCGCGCTGCACAGCCGGTGCACCTCCCCGGCCGCCGCGTCGCAGGACAGCACGCTCACCAGGTCCCTGCGGCCGCCCACCGCCCGCGAGATGGCGGCGACTTCGAGCAGCGCGCTGCCCAACTCGTCGTCGCTGACCGACCCCGAGGTGTCGATGACCACGCACACCCGGGGCGGCCTGCGCCGCAGGCTCGGCAGGACCGCGCCGGGCACGCTCGCCGAGCGGCGCGACGGCCGGCCGTAGCTGTAGTCCTCGCCCGCGCCGCCGGCGGAGGCCGCCGAGCGGATCGCCGCACCCAGCAGGTCCCGCCAGGGCTGCGGCGGATGGAAGGCCTCCTCCGCCCACCGCCGCCACGACTCGGGCGCGTCGCCGGGACGGGCGTTGATGCCCTGCGCGACCCGGAAGCGCACCGCGTCCCGCTCCTGCGGGGTCAGCCCGTGCGCGCCGTCAGGACCGAGGTCCCACTCCCGGGCGGCCCCGTCGACGCCGCTGCCGCAGTCCAGCCAGGCCAGCCGCTCGGTGCGCGGCCCGAGCCGGATCTGCCGCAGGTAGTCCTCCATCAACTCGCCCTCGCGCAGCCCCAGCAGGCGCGGCGTGACCGCCCCTTTCGGCTCGGCCAGGCCCTCGCCGAAGGCGTCGTCGTTGATCTCGCAGTCCGCCGCGATGTTCATCCGCAACCGCTCGGCCGGCCCGGTCAGCCCCTCCTTGCGCGCGACCCGGTCGCCGCGGCCGTGGTGGTCGCGCAGCAGATGCGACACCTCGTGCACCCAGACCCCCGCCAGCTCCTCGACCGGGGTGATGTCGACGAAGACCGGTGAGGCGTAGCACCGCCAGTGCCGGTCGACGGCCATCGTCGGCACCGCCCGCGAGGCGACGGCATGCAGGGCGAAGAGGGCTGACGCCAGGTAGGGCCGGGAGCGGGCGGCGTAGAGGCGGGCGGTGAAGAGCTTGTCGAAGTCGAGCGCGGGCGGGGCGGCGTCGGCGCGCCTCGGGCGGGGCACGGGGGAGCGCGGCCTGCGGATGTCGCGGGGGGTGGGGAAATGGCGCGAGGCCGTCGGGGGGCCGTCTGCGGCCGAGGGCGGCGGGGGCGTGCGGGCGGGGCCGTGGGAGGTCGGGCCCCCGTCTTCGGCGTCCCTGGACGGGGGGATCGTGCGGGCCGTCATCGGGTGGCCTTCGACGTCTGGGCGACCCGGGCCGCGGTGCGGTCGGCGCGGCGGGACATCGTCACGGCCCCGGCGAGGCGCTCGATGGACGCCGGTACGGCCCAGTCCTCGCGCCGCAGGGTGGCCAGCGTCGTCGCGGGCACGACCACCAGGTCGGGGGCGCCGGTCTCCAACGCTCTCACCAGCACCGCCCATGCCGCGTCCCAGCGCTCCCGGTCGGGCCGCTCCCGCACCGCCGCGACCACCCCGTCGAGCACCGCCTGCCGCAGGTCACCGCGCTCGGGCAGCACCGCTCCCGCCGGGTCGGCGAGCAGCGTCTCGGGGTCGGGCAGGTCCATCCGGTCGAGCCCGGCGAGCAGTTCGAGCCCGGGGCCGTCCCCGACCGTGCCGCGTACCAGCAGCGACAGCACCTCCCGCGAGGAATCCGCAGCGGTGGCGAAGGCGATGAGCCGCAGCGTCATCTCCCAGCTCCTCGGCGACGGCCAGGCACCGCCCCTGCGCGCCTCGCCGGCGGGCAGCCGGTGGACGAGTCCGGGCCGCGCGGTCAGGAACCCGCACACCGCCCGGCGGGCGAAGGCCACGGCGTCCGCCAGGCCGTCGGACCCGAGCCGCGGCAGCGTCGCCCGCGGCCACGTACCGCCGAGGCCGCGGACGACGACGTCGTGGTCGTGCGTCCACTGGAGGTGGACGAACCGGTTGGCCAGCGGCGGGCTCAGCTCCCAGCCGTCCGCGGCCGAGGACCGCGGATTGGCCGCCGCCACGATCCTTACTCCCGGCGGCAGTCGGAGCGCGCCGATCCGCCGCTCCAGCACCAGCCTGAGCAGCGCGGCCTGCACGGCGGGCGGCGCGGTGGACAGCTCGTCCAGGAACAGCAGCCCGCGCCCCGCCCGGACCAGCCGGACCGCCCAGTCCGGCGGGGCCATCGGCACGCCCTGCCCGGCGGGGTCGTCGCCGACGACGGGCAGCCCGGAGAAGTCGGACGGCTCGTGCACGCTGGCGATCACGGTGGTGAGGGGGAGTTCGAGTGCCGCGGCGAGCTGGGTGAGGGCCGCGGTCTTGCCGATGCCCGGCTCGCCCCAGAGCAGCACCGGCAGGTCGGCGGCGACCGCCAGCGTCAGGGCCTCCAGCTGGATGTCGGGCCGCGGTTCCGTGGCCGTGTCGCCGAGCAGGGCGAGGAGGTCGGCGGCGAGGTCGAGTTGGGAGGTGGTGGTGGAGGTGGAAGTGGTACATGTCGGCATATGTGGTCACCTTGGGTTCGTGGCGGGCCGCGCGCGGGCGCGGCGGGGCGGACGTCGGGGGCCTTCGTGGCTCAGCGGGTGGACCGGCTCAGCGGGCGGACCGGCTTGGTGGGTGGACCGGCTTGGTGGACGGACCGGCTCAGCGGTGGTGTGCGAGGCGCGGGCGGGTGCGGTAGTCGGCGAGGCGGCGGATCTCTTCCCGGGAAGCGCGGTGGACGGGGGCGGACTTCGGGCCCGGCCACGGGTCCCACAGGTCGGACCGGTAGAGGCCGTGGGCGACCTTGCGCTGCGCCGCCGACTCCAACTCGTCCCGCAGGTCGCCGTCGCGCAGCACCGCCCCGTCGCCGAGCAGCCCCTCGACCAGGGCCACCGCGGCCGCGGTGTCGCCGTGGTCGAGGCGCTCCCGTACCTCGGGCAGGCAGTCGGGGCGCCGGTGGGCGGTGTCGATCGCCAGCAGGCAGGGCATCGGCGTACCGGTCAGCGCGGCCAGCAGCTCTTCCCTGCGCAGCTCGTCCCGGTCGTGGTCCAGCGCGGTGAGCACACCGCCGACCAGGTCGATCCGGTGCCGCGCGCCGCGGCAGACGACGATCCGCGGCTGCCCGGCCGGGTCCGGCGGCGCCGACCAGTCGGACGCGGTGCGCCCGGGTACGAGGGCCGCGGCGACCAGCGGGTGCAGCAGCTCGGGGGCGATCAACTCGGCCCTGAGCAGCTCCAGATCGGGCGCCATCCAGGTCGCCGCGTCGGGCAGCAGGGGCATGGTGGCGGCGCTTTCCCCGGGCCACGGCGTGATGCGCGGTGCGTCGCCGCCGCCCCCGTCCACGTGCACGACCAGCCGGCGGCGGCCGCCGAGCCGTACGGCGACGGGACCGGTGGACCGCCCCTCGGCCCGCAGCACGAGCGCCGCCTCGGCCGGCCAGCGGTCCACCGCGCAGCCGGGGCCCGGCGGCACCAGCGGATGGTCGAGGCCGGTCCCCGCCCGTAGCGGCAGCTCATGGGCCAGGTCGGCGTCCCACAGGTGCCGGTGCAGGTCGAGCCGGAAGCGCCGGTCGGGGCTGCGGTGCGGGTGCCGCCGTGCGCCCGGTTCGATCCGGGCGCCGTCCCACAGAGCGAGGCTGATCCGCTGCCCGGCGTCCGCCCACGGGGGCGGTGTCCTGGCCACCAACCGCACCTGGCCCTC includes:
- a CDS encoding VWA-like domain-containing protein, with amino-acid sequence MPRPRRADAAPPALDFDKLFTARLYAARSRPYLASALFALHAVASRAVPTMAVDRHWRCYASPVFVDITPVEELAGVWVHEVSHLLRDHHGRGDRVARKEGLTGPAERLRMNIAADCEINDDAFGEGLAEPKGAVTPRLLGLREGELMEDYLRQIRLGPRTERLAWLDCGSGVDGAAREWDLGPDGAHGLTPQERDAVRFRVAQGINARPGDAPESWRRWAEEAFHPPQPWRDLLGAAIRSAASAGGAGEDYSYGRPSRRSASVPGAVLPSLRRRPPRVCVVIDTSGSVSDDELGSALLEVAAISRAVGGRRDLVSVLSCDAAAGEVHRLCSAEGIPLVGGGGTDLREGFARALRSRPAPDVVVALTDGHTPWPEARPSCRTVVGLFRRAPTTRPYDDDTVFYTRGAPPDWARVVTIGGGP
- a CDS encoding AAA family ATPase, which translates into the protein MPTCTTSTSTTTSQLDLAADLLALLGDTATEPRPDIQLEALTLAVAADLPVLLWGEPGIGKTAALTQLAAALELPLTTVIASVHEPSDFSGLPVVGDDPAGQGVPMAPPDWAVRLVRAGRGLLFLDELSTAPPAVQAALLRLVLERRIGALRLPPGVRIVAAANPRSSAADGWELSPPLANRFVHLQWTHDHDVVVRGLGGTWPRATLPRLGSDGLADAVAFARRAVCGFLTARPGLVHRLPAGEARRGGAWPSPRSWEMTLRLIAFATAADSSREVLSLLVRGTVGDGPGLELLAGLDRMDLPDPETLLADPAGAVLPERGDLRQAVLDGVVAAVRERPDRERWDAAWAVLVRALETGAPDLVVVPATTLATLRREDWAVPASIERLAGAVTMSRRADRTAARVAQTSKATR